Proteins encoded within one genomic window of Haloplanus vescus:
- the lysW gene encoding lysine biosynthesis protein LysW, with translation MPECVECGADVTLHEDLEVGEIVDCGTCGAELEVIGVDPVELDAAPELEEDWGE, from the coding sequence ATGCCCGAGTGCGTCGAATGCGGGGCCGACGTGACCCTGCACGAGGATCTGGAAGTGGGAGAGATCGTCGACTGTGGGACCTGCGGCGCCGAACTCGAAGTCATCGGCGTCGACCCCGTCGAACTGGACGCCGCCCCCGAACTCGAAGAGGACTGGGGCGAGTAA
- a CDS encoding 2Fe-2S iron-sulfur cluster-binding protein encodes MTEYTVEFVGTGETIQVPEKRTILSACIDAGIAQEYSCRVGMCLACSAKILDGEVVQPAAHALTEEEAESYALTCMARPKSDLKLDRGKYPPSIEDADTMDAAAADDD; translated from the coding sequence ATGACCGAGTACACTGTCGAGTTCGTCGGCACCGGCGAGACGATTCAGGTACCCGAGAAGCGGACCATCCTCTCGGCCTGTATCGACGCCGGCATCGCCCAAGAGTACTCCTGCCGCGTCGGGATGTGTCTCGCCTGCTCCGCGAAAATTCTCGACGGTGAGGTGGTTCAGCCCGCCGCCCACGCCCTCACCGAGGAAGAGGCCGAATCGTACGCCCTGACCTGCATGGCTCGACCGAAGTCCGACCTCAAACTCGACCGCGGCAAGTACCCGCCGAGCATCGAAGACGCCGACACGATGGACGCGGCGGCCGCGGACGACGACTGA
- a CDS encoding DUF7344 domain-containing protein — protein sequence MSSQGGKSVERGGNTSVESNGRMETADRDDPTEQEVFDVLSNRRRRYALYALLNDGETTIGSLADRIAAWENDCAVADVTPAERKRVYTALQQSHVPKLERLGLVDFDADSGRISPTDVTADVDAYLDVVDEPRQSWTRFCVGVSALSVGLAAAVWLDLPLVGAVDPRLWLTLVAGLVTTATVTRTYRSSNRDLESEPPDVNRP from the coding sequence ATGAGCAGCCAAGGGGGGAAATCGGTGGAACGGGGCGGAAACACGTCGGTCGAGTCGAACGGCCGAATGGAGACGGCCGACCGAGACGACCCGACCGAACAGGAGGTGTTCGACGTCCTGTCGAACCGCCGTCGCCGATACGCGCTGTACGCGTTACTGAACGACGGCGAGACGACCATCGGGTCGCTGGCCGACCGGATTGCCGCCTGGGAGAACGACTGCGCGGTGGCGGACGTGACCCCCGCGGAGCGAAAGCGGGTCTACACGGCGCTCCAGCAGTCGCACGTCCCCAAACTCGAACGCCTCGGCTTGGTCGATTTCGACGCCGACAGCGGTCGCATCTCGCCGACGGACGTCACCGCCGACGTAGACGCCTATCTCGACGTCGTCGACGAGCCACGCCAGTCGTGGACGCGATTCTGCGTGGGCGTGTCCGCGCTGTCGGTCGGTCTCGCCGCCGCCGTCTGGTTGGATCTCCCCTTGGTCGGAGCTGTGGACCCGCGCCTCTGGTTGACGCTCGTGGCTGGCCTCGTCACCACGGCAACGGTCACCCGCACCTACCGCTCGTCGAACCGCGACCTCGAGAGCGAACCACCGGACGTGAACCGCCCCTAA
- a CDS encoding DUF555 domain-containing protein, with protein MSNYLVAMEAAWLVRDVEDVDDAIGVAVSEAGKRLNDQDKEYVEVEVGVTPCPACGEPFDSAFIAADTALVGLLLEIEVFNADGENHATRIAKSEVGGALRDVPLSVIEVIETDDEEAA; from the coding sequence ATGAGCAATTATCTCGTCGCCATGGAGGCGGCTTGGTTGGTTCGCGACGTCGAAGACGTAGACGACGCCATCGGCGTCGCAGTGAGCGAGGCGGGCAAGCGCCTCAACGACCAGGACAAGGAGTACGTCGAGGTGGAGGTTGGCGTCACGCCCTGTCCCGCCTGTGGCGAACCCTTCGACTCGGCCTTCATCGCCGCCGACACCGCGCTCGTCGGCCTCCTCCTCGAAATCGAGGTGTTCAACGCCGACGGCGAGAACCACGCCACCCGCATCGCGAAAAGCGAAGTCGGGGGCGCCCTCCGTGACGTACCGCTCTCGGTCATCGAAGTCATCGAAACCGACGACGAAGAGGCGGCCTGA
- a CDS encoding ribbon-helix-helix protein, CopG family, translating to MDEGDGLAEMESVTVELDAETLAEVDDIAFTDHRDNRDAAIRTLLDEWLKARDE from the coding sequence ATGGACGAGGGAGACGGACTGGCGGAGATGGAGTCTGTGACCGTCGAGTTGGACGCCGAAACGCTGGCCGAGGTGGACGACATCGCCTTCACCGACCATCGCGACAACCGCGACGCGGCGATTCGGACGCTTCTCGACGAGTGGCTCAAAGCGCGAGACGAGTAA